In Elusimicrobiota bacterium, the following are encoded in one genomic region:
- a CDS encoding ComF family protein produces the protein MLGEIIDFFLPPCCVICKKVLNRNCNYNKLLCGTCYENIVPVSSSYCRFCGKPLEKPGETYCVFCRNVHEKRWVDYIRAAGVYDGVLKRLIHDFKYSGKDYLGSVLAGYVVKQLRDGYDWDKVDALIPVPLYLWNYLRRGYNQTEVLAKEIGKLVNVKVVKGKVRRSRLTRSQVGLTREERIKNLEDAFTVRTGYFRGKVVVIIDDVCTTSTTINQCAKAVNSIGGAKAVYGITVAHGE, from the coding sequence ATGCTGGGTGAAATAATTGACTTTTTTTTGCCGCCGTGTTGTGTTATCTGCAAAAAGGTGTTGAATAGAAATTGTAATTACAATAAATTGTTATGTGGAACATGTTATGAAAATATTGTTCCTGTATCGTCGAGTTACTGCCGTTTTTGTGGGAAGCCGTTAGAAAAACCGGGTGAAACTTATTGCGTGTTCTGCAGGAATGTACATGAGAAAAGATGGGTGGATTATATCCGTGCGGCGGGGGTGTATGATGGTGTGCTTAAACGGTTGATTCATGATTTTAAGTATAGCGGGAAGGATTATCTAGGTTCTGTGCTTGCCGGCTATGTCGTGAAGCAATTAAGGGATGGGTATGATTGGGATAAAGTTGATGCGTTGATACCGGTACCGCTGTATTTATGGAATTACCTGCGGCGGGGGTATAACCAGACTGAAGTACTGGCAAAAGAAATCGGAAAACTCGTTAATGTGAAGGTTGTTAAAGGAAAAGTGCGGCGTTCACGCCTTACCCGGAGTCAGGTGGGGTTGACCCGCGAGGAGAGGATTAAGAACTTGGAGGACGCGTTTACTGTTAGAACCGGATATTTCAGGGGTAAAGTCGTGGTAATAATTGATGATGTATGTACCACTTCAACTACTATCAACCAGTGTGCTAAGGCGGTTAATAGTATTGGCGGAGCTAAGGCGGTGTATGGAATTACCGTAGCGCATGGGGAGTAA
- a CDS encoding LptF/LptG family permease, with the protein MNKLRWYILKNFSGPFLLGLLIFSFLLIFDKIFTLVNLMFAKGVNPVSVGKLFMLLIPTLVPLTFPMSFLVGSLLTFARMAEDNEITAIRASGIKLTGLILPFIILSLFFSSSLVWYNQNILPTAQRYFRILYQNILAEKPYIRIEEGTYLTLNQYKIYVESRDAQNFFHQVLIYKFNDTFSPPVRISAMKGRCYTNFQESLVFELFDGKISQPSKHALTQVVDTKFERYVLVITLSQDIKEYNNASRTIREMTGKELKLEISKIKDNFSATARMAVEYNLRNGIAFACLMFTLTGIPLGIQIRQRNRAIGFAASIIVIAIYYLALIFGITLGDRSILPASIAMWLPNIIVGIIGIFLYYRMSKI; encoded by the coding sequence ATGAATAAATTACGGTGGTACATACTAAAAAACTTTTCAGGCCCGTTTTTACTTGGGCTACTAATATTTTCATTCCTGTTAATATTTGACAAAATATTTACATTAGTAAACCTAATGTTTGCGAAAGGCGTAAACCCAGTATCCGTCGGCAAACTTTTTATGCTGCTGATCCCCACTCTCGTACCGTTAACTTTCCCGATGTCATTTTTGGTAGGCAGCCTGTTAACCTTTGCGCGTATGGCAGAAGACAACGAGATAACCGCAATCCGCGCATCCGGTATAAAACTTACAGGCTTAATCCTGCCATTTATTATTCTCTCACTATTTTTCAGTAGCTCGCTTGTATGGTACAACCAGAACATCTTACCCACAGCGCAACGCTACTTCCGCATACTTTATCAGAACATCCTCGCAGAGAAACCGTATATAAGGATTGAAGAAGGCACGTACCTGACGTTGAACCAATACAAAATTTATGTAGAATCCCGTGATGCACAAAACTTTTTTCATCAAGTACTTATCTACAAATTTAATGACACTTTTTCTCCGCCGGTACGCATAAGCGCGATGAAAGGCCGGTGTTACACAAACTTCCAGGAAAGCTTGGTATTTGAACTTTTTGACGGCAAAATCAGCCAGCCATCAAAACACGCGTTAACTCAGGTGGTAGACACCAAATTTGAACGCTACGTTTTAGTCATTACGTTGTCTCAAGATATTAAAGAATACAACAACGCATCGCGTACAATCCGTGAAATGACCGGTAAAGAACTCAAACTTGAAATCTCAAAAATAAAAGACAACTTCTCCGCAACTGCACGCATGGCGGTGGAATACAATTTACGTAACGGCATAGCCTTCGCATGTTTAATGTTTACACTTACCGGCATACCATTGGGAATACAGATCCGCCAGCGCAACCGCGCGATCGGTTTTGCCGCGAGTATTATAGTAATTGCGATATACTACTTAGCCTTGATATTCGGCATAACCCTTGGCGACCGCAGTATCCTCCCTGCGAGTATAGCAATGTGGCTGCCTAACATTATCGTCGGTATAATCGGCATATTCTTGTATTACAGGATGTCAAAAATATGA
- the gap gene encoding type I glyceraldehyde-3-phosphate dehydrogenase, translated as MGVKVGINGFGRIGRLVLNAMVEKGVLGKEIDVVAVVDVSTDAKYFSYQMKYDSVHGKFKGTVGCEKSKADIAEDDVLVVNGHKIKCVAATKEPAQLPWKELGVELVIESTGLFTDSEKAKGHLAAGAKKVVLSAPGKGDVKTLLVGVNHEEYDPAKHNIVSNASCTTNCLAPVVHVILKEGIGIETGLMTTIHSYTATQKTVDGPSKKDWRGGRAAALNIIPSTTGAAKAVGEVLPVVKGKLTGMSFRVPTADVSVVDLVFRSTKDSSIEEIDALLKKASQSYLKGILGVADEEVVSTDFIHDERSSIYDSLATLQNNLKGEKRFFKVVSWYDNEWGYSNRVVDLIKHMIKKGI; from the coding sequence ATGGGAGTAAAAGTAGGGATTAACGGTTTTGGAAGAATTGGTAGATTAGTATTGAACGCAATGGTTGAAAAAGGTGTTCTTGGGAAAGAAATTGATGTCGTTGCAGTGGTGGATGTGAGCACTGACGCTAAATATTTTTCGTATCAGATGAAATATGATTCTGTGCATGGAAAGTTCAAAGGTACGGTTGGTTGTGAGAAGAGTAAGGCTGATATTGCAGAAGATGATGTCCTTGTTGTGAACGGACATAAGATTAAATGCGTTGCCGCGACTAAAGAACCTGCGCAGTTGCCGTGGAAGGAACTTGGGGTGGAGCTCGTGATTGAGTCTACCGGGTTATTCACGGATTCTGAGAAGGCAAAAGGGCATTTAGCAGCGGGTGCGAAAAAGGTTGTGCTCAGCGCTCCCGGAAAAGGGGATGTAAAGACTTTACTCGTTGGAGTTAATCATGAAGAGTATGATCCTGCAAAACATAATATTGTATCAAACGCGTCTTGTACGACTAACTGCCTTGCTCCGGTTGTGCATGTTATTCTTAAAGAAGGTATTGGGATTGAGACCGGTTTGATGACAACTATTCATTCTTATACTGCTACACAGAAAACCGTGGACGGGCCGTCAAAGAAGGATTGGCGCGGCGGGCGTGCAGCGGCGTTGAATATTATTCCGTCAACAACTGGTGCGGCAAAAGCGGTGGGTGAAGTTCTTCCTGTAGTTAAGGGTAAGCTTACAGGGATGTCATTCCGCGTTCCTACTGCCGATGTTTCAGTTGTTGACCTGGTGTTCCGTTCAACTAAGGATTCTTCAATTGAAGAAATCGATGCGTTGCTTAAAAAAGCGTCACAGTCGTATCTCAAAGGTATCCTTGGCGTTGCGGATGAAGAAGTTGTGTCAACTGATTTTATTCATGATGAACGTTCATCAATTTATGATTCATTAGCAACGTTACAGAATAATCTGAAAGGCGAAAAACGGTTCTTCAAAGTTGTGTCATGGTACGATAATGAATGGGGATATTCCAACCGTGTTGTTGATCTTATTAAGCATATGATAAAGAAGGGTATCTAA